A single Drosophila miranda strain MSH22 chromosome XR, D.miranda_PacBio2.1, whole genome shotgun sequence DNA region contains:
- the LOC108165477 gene encoding 40S ribosomal protein S12, mitochondrial: MNFLRQTFSITKQLTAQAMQSGYVSALRGMASLNQMHRTGPHIKTRPPRQPLDGKPFAKGVVLKTLIKKPKKPNSANRKCVLVRLSTGKEMVAYIPGIGHNLQEHNIVLCRVGRLQDVPGVKLKAVRGVYDLAHVIKKSQ; encoded by the exons ATGAACTTCCTGCGGCAAACATTCAGCATTACGAAACAATTGACGGCGCAGG CCATGCAGAGCGGCTATGTGAGCGCCTTGCGCGGCATGGCCTCACTAAATCAAATGCATCGCACTGGACCCCACATCAAAACGAGGCCGCCACGCCAGCCGCTGGATGGGAAGCCCTTTGCCAAGGGCGTCGTCCTGAAGACGCTGATAAAGAAGCCCAAGAAACCGAACTCGGCCAACCGTAAGTGTGTCCTGGTGCGCCTCTCCACCGGCAAGGAGATGGTGGCCTATATCCCCGGCATTGGGCACAATCTGCAAGAGCACAACATCGTTCTCTGTCGCGTCGGTAGGCTGCAGGATGTGCCCGGCGTGAAGCTGAAGGCGGTGCGCGGTGTCTACGACCTGGCGCACGTCATCAAGAAGAGCCAGTAG
- the LOC108165476 gene encoding uncharacterized protein LOC108165476, producing the protein MAHRQQLPVISESTACRLFNTVLGDRRTSTTATAPEMAATEAGSSSQVAYDSAANGVIDSDPSPLPTSVPMFGAHSQLQESVHSANENGNSCRICRWNRSDMEIINCPCKCKGSVGYIHLKCLRRWIVHRHDNRCEICNAVFDLSEERMSVKKMMRTFWCGRCCGLIVKHVMFSLSLMPLGHIILQQVLQCMETLNQGSAEQLTVQEVFIASCALLTSSGLFFHFFEFVTTRCLLIRNILRHWWMFGSTSDYSIFEIEDDVAELF; encoded by the exons ATGGCCCATCGCCAGCAGCTTCCCGTCATTTCAGAGTCGACGGCTTGTCGCCTGTTCAACACTGTTCTGGGCGACAGGAGGACGTCAACGACGGCGACGGCCCCCGAGATGGCTGCCACCGAAGCTGGTTCCAGCAGCCAGGTCGCTTATGATTCTGCTGCAAATGGTGTCATAGACAGTGATCCGTCTCCCCTGCCGACGAGCGTTCCCATGTTTGGAGCGCACTCGCAGTTACAGGAGAGCGTTCACTCAGCCAACGAGAACGGAAATTCATGCCGCATCTGCCGCTGGAACCGAAGTGACATGGAGATCATCAACTGTCCGTGCAAGTGCAAGGGCAGTGTG GGCTACATACACCTGAAGTGCCTGCGGCGGTGGATTGTGCACCGCCATGACAATCGCTGCGAGATCTGCAACGCTGTCTTCGATCTATCCGAGGAGCGGATGAGCGTTAAGAAGATGATGCGCACCTTCTGGTGTGGCCGCTGTTGTGGTCTCATTGTGAAGCACGTGATGTTCAGTCTCTCGCTGATGCCGCTGGGACACATCATCTTGCAGCAG GTGCTGCAGTGCATGGAGACCTTGAACCAGGGCAGCGCCGAACAGCTTACCGTCCAGGAGGTATTCATCGCCTCCTGTGCCCTGCTGACCTCCAGCGGTCTCTTCTTCCATTTCTTCGAGTTCGTGACGACGCGCTGCCTGCTCATTCGCAACATACTGCGCCACTGGTGGATGTTCGGTAGCACCAGCGACTATTCCATTTTCGAAATCGAGGACGATGTCGCAGAGCTGTTTTAA